Proteins encoded together in one Bacillota bacterium window:
- a CDS encoding CoB--CoM heterodisulfide reductase iron-sulfur subunit B family protein, whose amino-acid sequence MNYAYYAGCSLHATGREFDLSARAVCARLGIGLAEIPDWNCCGASSAHSTSHLLAVSLAARNLALAEAQGAGDIVVPCAACYQRLAVARKELGEDPGLRERVARVTARDYAGRTGVRSLLEVLGGLDAEHLKAQVTRPLDGLKAACYYGCLLVRPPAVTGFDDPEDPRSMDDLVRLAGAESLPWGYKTECCGAAHGVANEPVTLKLVRDILEVARRAGADCLVCACPLCQNNLDARQEHVNRAFGTDFGLPVLYFTQLLGSAFGLSGRELGLDKHFVKFAF is encoded by the coding sequence ATGAACTACGCTTACTATGCGGGCTGCTCCCTGCACGCCACCGGCCGGGAGTTTGACCTTTCGGCCCGGGCGGTGTGCGCCCGGCTGGGGATCGGGCTGGCCGAAATTCCGGACTGGAACTGCTGTGGGGCGTCCTCGGCCCATAGCACCAGTCATCTCTTGGCCGTGTCCCTGGCGGCGCGCAACCTGGCGTTGGCCGAAGCGCAGGGTGCCGGGGACATCGTCGTGCCGTGCGCCGCCTGCTACCAGCGGCTGGCGGTGGCGCGCAAGGAACTGGGGGAGGATCCCGGACTGCGGGAGCGGGTGGCGCGGGTCACCGCCCGGGACTATGCGGGGCGGACGGGTGTACGGTCCCTGCTCGAGGTGCTGGGGGGCCTCGATGCCGAGCACCTGAAAGCACAGGTCACGCGGCCCCTTGACGGGCTGAAGGCGGCCTGCTACTACGGCTGCCTGCTCGTCCGGCCGCCGGCCGTCACGGGATTTGACGACCCCGAAGACCCGCGGTCCATGGACGACCTGGTCCGCCTGGCCGGAGCGGAGTCGCTGCCCTGGGGCTACAAGACCGAGTGCTGCGGGGCGGCCCACGGGGTGGCGAACGAACCGGTGACGCTTAAACTGGTCCGCGACATCCTGGAGGTGGCGCGGCGCGCCGGGGCGGACTGCCTGGTGTGCGCCTGCCCCCTCTGCCAAAACAACCTCGACGCCCGTCAGGAACACGTGAACCGGGCTTTCGGCACGGACTTTGGCCTGCCGGTGCTCTACTTCACCCAGTTGCTGGGGTCGGCCTTCGGGCTGTCCGGCCGGGAACTGGGCCTGGACAAGCATTTCGTAAAATTCGCGTTTTAG
- a CDS encoding 4Fe-4S dicluster domain-containing protein, translating to MLSKEAEETALVLNLSRAAADGAHFVEEVEKRSGQRLTHCYQCGKCTAGCPLAFSMDLMPHQVIRLVQLGLREEALDNKAVWLCSTCATCSTRCPKNVDLAALMDALRIMARREGRTRKGAGTALFNRIFLDSVRRHGRAHELGIGLQHNLRSGKPFKDSDLARGLLVRGRLKFRPSRIRGATEVARIFAEVKRMEDGQ from the coding sequence TTGCTTTCTAAAGAGGCGGAGGAAACGGCGCTGGTGTTGAATCTTTCCCGGGCGGCGGCGGACGGCGCCCATTTTGTCGAAGAAGTGGAGAAGCGAAGCGGGCAGCGGCTCACGCATTGCTACCAGTGTGGCAAGTGCACGGCCGGTTGTCCACTTGCCTTTTCCATGGACCTGATGCCCCACCAGGTAATCCGCCTGGTTCAATTGGGACTGCGGGAGGAGGCGCTGGACAACAAGGCGGTCTGGCTTTGTTCGACCTGTGCGACGTGCAGCACCCGGTGCCCGAAAAACGTCGACCTGGCCGCGCTGATGGACGCCTTGCGGATCATGGCCCGGCGCGAGGGGCGGACCCGGAAAGGGGCCGGCACCGCGCTTTTCAACCGGATCTTCCTGGATTCGGTGCGCCGTCACGGCCGGGCCCACGAGCTGGGCATCGGCCTGCAGCATAACTTGAGGTCCGGAAAACCGTTCAAGGACAGTGATTTGGCCCGCGGCCTGCTGGTCCGGGGACGGCTCAAGTTCCGTCCCTCCCGGATCAGGGGGGCGACGGAGGTGGCCCGCATCTTCGCCGAAGTCAAGCGCATGGAGGACGGCCAATGA
- a CDS encoding helicase C-terminal domain-containing protein → MSRTFVVLDLETTGLDPETDEIVEVGMVRIEDGKSGAVFHALVRPSRPLPARIKSLTGLNDADLADAPDWAKVRPAVTAFLGSGPVTGHHVDFDLAFLARHAGYRAARAYDTADLARLVLPGLPSYRLEFLCAHLDLPERPDHRALGDARAAAGLFAALLERFCRLEFTTQATVHRILSQTPGSPWFPLVDAVVRLGAQTLPDHGIQAAATAAGVSDWPARDPAGGAGVEFGSQAVEAVLGPGGVLARHFAGFEYREPQMQVALAVERALEQETVLTVEAGTGTGKSFAYLVPAALWALDARRRVVVSTHTINLQDQLMEKDLPVLRRALEAPLKAALLKGRGHYLCLRRWGAAADGQSFQPEEGLLYARIAVWLTLTGTGDRAELSLRPGERGFWDGVAAGDWGCAHAHCGFNNACFLQRARRAAERAHLVITNHSLLLSDLRMENRLLPTYGALVLDEAHHLEDVATEQLGTTLSLAGFERWVEGLNRLTGKIGRHYPDNRDEFLRDGEALLAAARHFFALLGARLLRTKAPDDDFAVVRLGPGDLQSGPETAGSHLELAGSLEAYLQRLSRAIERLSGGSVPAVREELRLELDLESAAGKRLAGDLDFVCTAADPGYVFWLEGGGRRTAGGVLRAAPVHVGELLHDGLFRSGKPVVLTSATLTVRRSFAFFQERVGLSSVPRDLRESLIVGSPFTYAEQALLYVVTDLPDPGDGDGTYLDAVTAALGRIAGITKGRTLALFTAHKALRTAYRRLKPVLEQQGLELLGHGLDGGRARLLQHFRSTPQAVLFGAASFWEGVDVPGDALSCLVIVKLPFEPPNRPVLQARREEVRRRGRSDFNDLCLPQAVLRLKQGFGRLIRTTSDRGVVFILDNRLVRKRYGALFLESLPAVPVYGSLEAGLEAAAEFLFDGTFASPKP, encoded by the coding sequence GTGTCCCGCACGTTTGTGGTGTTGGATTTGGAAACCACCGGCCTTGATCCTGAGACGGACGAGATTGTGGAGGTCGGTATGGTGCGCATCGAGGACGGGAAATCCGGGGCGGTTTTCCACGCCCTGGTGCGCCCGTCGCGCCCTTTGCCGGCGCGGATCAAGAGCCTGACCGGCCTGAACGACGCCGATCTGGCGGACGCGCCGGATTGGGCAAAAGTGCGCCCGGCGGTGACCGCCTTCCTCGGGAGCGGGCCGGTGACCGGGCACCACGTGGACTTCGACCTGGCCTTCCTGGCCCGTCACGCCGGTTACCGGGCGGCGCGGGCGTATGACACCGCGGACCTGGCGCGGCTGGTGCTGCCCGGACTGCCCTCGTACCGCCTGGAATTTTTGTGTGCGCACCTGGACCTGCCCGAGCGGCCGGACCACCGCGCCCTCGGGGACGCCCGGGCGGCGGCCGGGCTGTTCGCGGCCCTTCTGGAAAGGTTTTGCCGCCTCGAGTTCACCACCCAGGCCACTGTGCACCGCATCTTGTCCCAAACGCCGGGTTCCCCCTGGTTTCCCCTGGTGGACGCCGTGGTGCGTTTGGGGGCCCAAACCCTTCCGGACCACGGAATCCAGGCGGCGGCAACAGCGGCAGGCGTCAGCGATTGGCCCGCCCGGGATCCGGCGGGCGGAGCCGGAGTAGAGTTCGGCTCGCAGGCCGTGGAGGCGGTCTTGGGTCCCGGCGGTGTACTGGCCCGCCACTTCGCCGGCTTCGAATACCGGGAGCCCCAAATGCAGGTCGCCCTGGCGGTGGAACGGGCCCTGGAGCAAGAGACCGTCCTCACGGTGGAAGCCGGCACCGGCACCGGCAAGTCGTTCGCTTACCTGGTCCCGGCCGCGCTCTGGGCCCTGGACGCACGCCGGCGGGTGGTGGTATCGACGCACACCATCAATCTTCAGGACCAACTGATGGAAAAAGACCTGCCGGTTCTCCGCCGGGCGTTGGAAGCGCCGCTGAAGGCGGCGCTCCTGAAAGGCCGGGGGCACTATCTTTGCCTGCGGCGTTGGGGGGCGGCCGCAGATGGGCAGAGCTTTCAGCCCGAGGAGGGTCTTTTGTATGCCCGCATCGCGGTGTGGCTGACCTTGACCGGCACCGGAGACCGGGCGGAACTCAGCCTGCGCCCCGGGGAGCGCGGGTTCTGGGACGGTGTGGCCGCCGGAGACTGGGGCTGCGCGCATGCGCACTGCGGCTTCAACAATGCCTGTTTTCTGCAGCGGGCCCGGCGGGCCGCCGAACGGGCGCACCTGGTGATCACCAACCATTCGCTCCTGCTCTCCGACCTGAGGATGGAAAACCGGCTGCTGCCCACATACGGCGCCCTGGTGCTGGACGAGGCGCACCACCTTGAGGACGTGGCCACCGAGCAACTGGGGACCACCTTATCGCTGGCCGGATTCGAAAGGTGGGTGGAGGGACTGAACCGGCTGACCGGCAAAATCGGCCGGCATTATCCCGACAACCGGGATGAGTTTCTCCGCGACGGGGAAGCGCTGCTGGCGGCGGCACGGCATTTTTTTGCGCTGCTGGGCGCGCGTCTTTTGCGTACAAAAGCCCCGGACGATGACTTCGCCGTGGTGCGCCTCGGTCCGGGGGACCTCCAGTCGGGCCCGGAAACGGCGGGAAGCCACCTGGAACTCGCCGGGAGCCTGGAGGCCTACCTGCAGCGGCTCTCCCGGGCCATTGAACGGCTGTCCGGCGGCTCTGTCCCCGCCGTGCGGGAAGAACTGCGGCTGGAGCTTGACCTGGAGTCGGCGGCCGGCAAGCGCCTGGCCGGCGACCTGGACTTTGTTTGTACGGCCGCCGATCCCGGGTACGTTTTCTGGCTGGAGGGCGGGGGGCGGCGCACCGCGGGGGGCGTGCTCCGCGCGGCGCCGGTCCACGTGGGAGAGCTCCTTCACGACGGCCTCTTCCGCTCCGGCAAGCCGGTCGTTCTCACTTCGGCCACGCTGACCGTCCGAAGGTCATTTGCTTTTTTCCAGGAGCGGGTGGGCCTTTCTTCTGTGCCGCGTGACCTCCGCGAAAGCCTGATCGTCGGCTCCCCCTTCACCTATGCCGAACAGGCTCTTTTGTACGTGGTCACCGACCTGCCCGACCCCGGAGACGGGGACGGGACCTACCTTGACGCCGTCACCGCCGCTCTCGGCCGGATCGCCGGGATCACCAAGGGGCGGACGCTTGCACTATTTACCGCACATAAAGCGTTGCGCACCGCATATAGAAGATTGAAACCCGTCCTGGAACAGCAGGGTTTGGAACTGTTGGGCCACGGCCTCGACGGGGGGCGGGCGCGCCTGCTGCAGCATTTCCGCAGCACGCCCCAGGCGGTGCTCTTTGGGGCCGCCAGTTTTTGGGAAGGGGTGGACGTTCCGGGGGACGCGCTGTCCTGCCTGGTGATTGTGAAGCTCCCGTTTGAGCCGCCGAACCGGCCGGTGCTCCAGGCGCGGCGCGAGGAGGTGCGCCGGCGGGGCCGGAGTGACTTCAACGACCTGTGCTTGCCGCAAGCCGTACTCCGCCTTAAACAAGGCTTCGGGCGCCTGATCCGCACGACCTCGGACCGCGGCGTGGTGTTCATTCTGGACAACCGGTTGGTGCGCAAAAGATACGGCGCCCTATTCTTGGAGTCCCTGCCGGCGGTACCGGTTTACGGGTCCCTGGAGGCAGGGCTGGAAGCGGCGGCCGAGTTTCTTTTTGACGGCACGTTTGCCTCCCCAAAGCCATAG
- a CDS encoding LapA family protein: MQMFLFFGLLFAFLVAVFAVQNVDPVAIEFLFWRVKEISLSLVVLGSVFAGALIALVLGMARQFRMGRRIKELTAKLAGYEMGAKGTPKAEKPDQPAATGEARPEAESGGMRGRE, translated from the coding sequence ATGCAGATGTTCTTGTTTTTTGGATTGCTGTTTGCCTTCCTGGTGGCGGTGTTCGCGGTGCAGAACGTGGACCCGGTGGCCATTGAGTTCCTGTTCTGGCGGGTAAAGGAGATCTCCCTCTCCCTGGTGGTTCTCGGATCGGTGTTCGCGGGGGCCCTCATTGCTTTGGTGTTGGGTATGGCGCGCCAGTTCCGGATGGGCCGGCGGATCAAAGAGCTGACGGCCAAACTGGCCGGGTACGAAATGGGTGCCAAAGGCACACCGAAGGCGGAAAAACCGGACCAGCCGGCAGCAACCGGCGAGGCCCGCCCGGAGGCGGAGTCCGGAGGTATGCGCGGCCGGGAATAA
- a CDS encoding carbon-nitrogen hydrolase family protein, which yields MSVIKAGICQMPVTMNKEQNLARAREMASEAARAGARVVVLPEMFNCPYRHEFFTRFAETYPDGDTYRMLAGTARDLGVYLIGGSIPEAEEGRTYNTCFVYGPDGRMLGRQRKLNLFRIATEELVFRESDTLSPGTGPPVVFVTPLVTFGVAICFDLRFPELFSDLAARGAELIVVPGAFNTVTGPLHWELLLRSRAVDNQVFVAGAGPAWTKDSPYPYHGHSLVASPWAEVVAAADERERVLLAEIDLGRVAEVRKRLPLCRNGKFSI from the coding sequence ATGAGTGTGATAAAGGCCGGTATCTGCCAGATGCCGGTAACCATGAACAAGGAGCAAAACCTGGCCCGGGCCCGCGAGATGGCGTCCGAAGCCGCACGGGCCGGAGCCCGGGTGGTGGTGCTGCCCGAAATGTTCAATTGCCCCTACCGGCACGAGTTCTTCACCCGCTTCGCCGAAACATACCCGGACGGGGACACCTACCGGATGCTGGCGGGCACCGCCCGGGACTTGGGCGTGTACCTCATCGGCGGTTCAATTCCGGAAGCGGAAGAGGGACGCACGTACAACACCTGCTTCGTGTACGGCCCCGACGGGCGGATGCTGGGCCGCCAGCGCAAGCTGAACCTGTTCCGCATCGCGACGGAGGAACTGGTTTTTCGCGAATCGGACACCCTGTCCCCCGGAACGGGCCCGCCCGTGGTCTTTGTCACCCCCCTGGTCACCTTCGGCGTGGCCATCTGCTTCGACCTCCGGTTTCCGGAGCTGTTTTCGGACTTGGCGGCCCGCGGTGCGGAGCTGATTGTCGTCCCCGGCGCCTTCAACACCGTCACCGGCCCTCTGCACTGGGAACTGCTGTTGCGCTCCCGCGCCGTCGACAACCAGGTGTTTGTGGCGGGGGCCGGACCAGCCTGGACGAAAGACAGCCCGTACCCGTACCACGGCCACTCCTTGGTCGCGAGCCCCTGGGCCGAGGTGGTCGCCGCCGCCGATGAGCGGGAGAGGGTACTCCTGGCTGAAATAGACCTCGGCCGGGTCGCGGAGGTCCGAAAAAGACTGCCGCTATGCCGGAACGGAAAGTTTTCCATATAA
- a CDS encoding FAD-dependent oxidoreductase: MKDLVIIGGGPGGLTCGIYAVRSGLDVVLYERSALGGSVLSAEKVDNYPGFPGGISGPDLIARMEEHALQVGLTIEFNEVHEIAPDNGFYRLRTRDGEVSTRVVVIATGTGPRPLGAEGEDRLRGRGVSYCAVCDGAFFRDQPVAVVGGGDAAVEEAHYLSRFASRVYLVHPRESIKRSRVGQRRIEENPKIETVPQTKVLAISGDKAVDGIVLENVQTGEKWNLKVDGVFVYVGIKPNSYLVEKLVDLDDRRFIITDWHMRTSRPGIYAVGDVRRTPLRQIATAVSDGAIAAIWAEKYITSLS; the protein is encoded by the coding sequence ATGAAAGACCTGGTCATTATCGGCGGTGGCCCCGGGGGCCTGACCTGCGGGATATACGCCGTGCGGTCGGGCCTGGACGTGGTGCTGTACGAGCGGAGCGCCCTGGGCGGCAGTGTGCTTTCCGCCGAGAAGGTCGACAACTACCCCGGGTTTCCGGGCGGTATCAGCGGCCCCGACCTGATCGCGCGGATGGAAGAGCACGCCCTTCAAGTCGGCTTGACCATAGAGTTCAACGAAGTGCACGAGATTGCGCCGGACAACGGCTTCTACCGCCTGCGCACCCGTGACGGGGAGGTCTCCACCCGGGTGGTGGTCATCGCCACCGGCACCGGACCGCGCCCCCTTGGGGCGGAGGGCGAGGACCGCCTGCGGGGACGCGGTGTCTCCTATTGCGCGGTGTGCGACGGCGCCTTTTTCCGGGACCAGCCGGTGGCCGTGGTCGGGGGCGGGGACGCCGCCGTTGAGGAGGCGCACTATCTGTCCCGGTTCGCCTCCCGTGTATACCTGGTGCATCCGCGGGAGAGCATCAAGCGTTCGCGGGTGGGGCAGCGGCGAATTGAAGAAAACCCGAAAATTGAAACGGTCCCCCAGACCAAGGTGCTGGCCATCAGCGGGGACAAGGCGGTGGACGGAATCGTGCTGGAAAACGTCCAGACCGGTGAAAAGTGGAATCTCAAGGTGGACGGGGTGTTCGTCTACGTGGGCATCAAACCGAACAGCTACCTGGTTGAGAAGCTCGTGGACCTTGATGACCGCCGGTTTATCATCACCGACTGGCACATGCGCACCTCGCGGCCTGGGATCTACGCGGTCGGCGACGTGCGCCGCACCCCGCTCCGGCAGATCGCCACCGCGGTGAGTGACGGAGCGATAGCGGCCATCTGGGCCGAAAAATACATCACCTCACTTTCCTGA
- a CDS encoding methionine gamma-lyase family protein — protein sequence MNDRLLVLADEVEREIAEVCREIEKTASFNHRKVLAAFHEHRVSEVHFRGTTGYGYGDVGREVLEQVFARVFDAESALVRLQIVSGTHALAVGLFGLLRPGDELVAVNKPYDTLERVIGVREAPGSLAEMGVGYRRLDFEADGEPDLEALVAALGPRARVLLLQRSGGYEWRSPLNLDTMARLIGAVKLRFPRVRVVVDNCYGEFTEAREPCAVGADLVCGSLIKNPGGGLAPSGGYLAGSAECVELAAARLTAPGLGRAVGASLGDLRLLFQGLYLAPHFVAEALKGAVFAARLFERLGYEVRPGFADRRTDIVQAVRLGTAERVIAFCRGIQKASPVDAHAVPEPAPLPGYRDGVVMAAGTFVQGASLELTADAPLRPPFAVYLQGGLSREYAKLGALAAARELEAGGGPSF from the coding sequence ATGAACGACCGGTTGTTGGTATTGGCCGACGAGGTCGAACGGGAAATCGCGGAAGTCTGCCGCGAAATTGAAAAGACGGCTTCCTTTAACCACCGGAAGGTGCTGGCCGCCTTTCATGAACACCGGGTGAGCGAAGTCCACTTCCGGGGCACCACCGGCTATGGATACGGCGACGTGGGCCGGGAAGTGCTGGAGCAGGTCTTTGCGCGGGTTTTCGATGCCGAATCGGCCTTGGTTCGGCTGCAGATCGTATCCGGCACCCACGCGCTGGCGGTCGGGTTGTTCGGGCTTTTGCGCCCCGGGGACGAACTGGTGGCGGTGAACAAACCGTACGACACCCTGGAGCGGGTGATCGGTGTCCGGGAGGCTCCGGGGTCCTTGGCGGAAATGGGCGTCGGTTACCGCCGGTTGGATTTTGAGGCGGACGGGGAGCCCGATTTGGAGGCGTTGGTCGCGGCGCTCGGCCCGCGGGCCAGGGTGCTGCTCCTGCAACGGTCCGGGGGATATGAGTGGCGGTCGCCCTTGAACCTGGATACGATGGCCCGGCTGATCGGCGCGGTGAAACTGCGGTTTCCGCGGGTCCGGGTGGTGGTGGACAACTGCTACGGGGAATTCACCGAAGCGCGGGAACCGTGCGCGGTGGGAGCGGACCTGGTATGCGGGTCGCTGATCAAGAACCCCGGCGGCGGGCTGGCGCCGAGCGGCGGCTACCTGGCCGGTTCGGCGGAGTGTGTGGAACTGGCGGCCGCCAGGCTCACCGCTCCGGGGCTGGGCCGGGCGGTGGGGGCCTCGCTGGGCGACTTGCGGCTCTTGTTCCAGGGCCTGTATTTGGCCCCGCATTTCGTGGCCGAGGCGCTGAAAGGGGCGGTATTCGCCGCCCGCCTGTTTGAGCGGCTCGGCTATGAGGTCCGGCCCGGCTTTGCGGACCGGCGCACCGATATCGTGCAGGCCGTCCGCCTGGGGACGGCCGAGCGGGTGATTGCCTTTTGCCGGGGGATTCAGAAAGCTTCTCCGGTGGACGCCCACGCCGTGCCCGAACCGGCGCCCCTGCCCGGCTACCGGGACGGGGTGGTGATGGCCGCCGGCACCTTCGTGCAGGGCGCGTCGCTGGAACTAACCGCCGACGCTCCGCTCCGCCCGCCTTTTGCGGTCTACCTGCAGGGGGGTCTTTCCCGGGAATATGCAAAACTCGGGGCGCTGGCCGCGGCCCGGGAACTGGAGGCGGGCGGCGGACCATCATTTTAG
- the hfq gene encoding RNA chaperone Hfq: MSKTQINLQDAFLNQLRKENIPVTIFLVNGFQLKGTVRGFDNFTVILESDGKQLMVYKHAISTVSPSRPVNTGGAPEPRNVGP, translated from the coding sequence ATGAGCAAAACGCAGATCAACCTTCAGGACGCTTTTCTGAACCAGTTGCGTAAGGAGAACATACCGGTCACCATTTTCTTGGTAAATGGTTTTCAACTCAAAGGCACGGTGCGGGGGTTCGACAACTTCACCGTGATCCTGGAGAGCGACGGCAAACAGTTGATGGTTTACAAACACGCGATTTCTACGGTAAGCCCATCCCGGCCGGTGAACACCGGCGGGGCACCCGAACCGAGAAATGTCGGACCGTAG
- the miaA gene encoding tRNA (adenosine(37)-N6)-dimethylallyltransferase MiaA, with protein MSGPLLLVIIAGPTATGKTEAGIDVALACGGEIVSADSMMVYRGMDIGTAKPSASERRGVPHHLIDVADPDEEFNVVRYQQLAGERIADILGRNRVPLLVGGTGFYIRSVVEDYRFGVQADRGLRNRLQETAELYGTVRLHRHLAVVDPVTARRLHPNDQRRIVRALEVYYQSGIPFSRHPGRRGGAPKYLPVMFGLNMDRARLYRRIEARVDAMVQAGLVREVEALLAKGYGPELTAMKGLGYKEIAAHLRGELTLEEAIRILKRNTRRFAKRQLTWFRRDERIRWLDVEECGGPAGAAREIVASIEQEYSRFRRTIN; from the coding sequence GTGAGCGGGCCGCTCCTCTTGGTCATAATCGCCGGACCCACGGCTACGGGAAAAACCGAGGCCGGTATCGACGTCGCCTTGGCTTGCGGTGGGGAGATCGTCTCGGCCGATTCGATGATGGTTTACCGGGGGATGGATATCGGCACGGCCAAACCGTCCGCATCCGAGAGGCGCGGTGTGCCGCACCACCTGATCGACGTCGCGGACCCGGATGAGGAGTTCAACGTGGTGCGGTACCAGCAACTGGCCGGGGAGCGGATTGCCGACATCCTGGGGCGGAACCGGGTCCCGTTGCTGGTCGGCGGTACGGGGTTCTATATCCGGTCGGTGGTCGAGGACTACCGGTTTGGGGTGCAGGCCGACCGGGGGCTCAGAAACCGGCTGCAGGAAACGGCGGAGCTTTACGGAACTGTGCGCCTGCACCGCCACTTGGCGGTGGTCGACCCCGTTACCGCCCGGCGGCTGCATCCGAACGACCAGCGCCGGATCGTCCGGGCCCTGGAGGTGTATTACCAGTCGGGGATCCCTTTCAGCCGCCATCCGGGCCGGCGGGGCGGGGCGCCCAAATACCTTCCGGTGATGTTCGGGCTGAACATGGACCGGGCCCGGCTCTACCGGAGGATCGAGGCGAGAGTCGACGCCATGGTTCAGGCGGGGCTGGTACGGGAGGTGGAGGCCCTGCTGGCAAAGGGTTACGGTCCCGAACTAACGGCGATGAAAGGGTTGGGGTACAAGGAGATCGCCGCCCATCTGCGCGGGGAACTGACCCTTGAGGAGGCAATCCGGATACTGAAACGGAACACCCGCCGGTTCGCCAAGCGCCAGCTCACCTGGTTCCGGAGGGACGAGCGGATCCGCTGGCTCGACGTGGAGGAATGCGGCGGCCCGGCGGGAGCGGCCCGAGAAATTGTTGCCTCTATTGAGCAGGAGTACTCTCGGTTCCGGCGAACGATAAACTAA
- a CDS encoding class I SAM-dependent methyltransferase — translation MSGAVNILVTTSARPRHAERLDAEEISRTLGVPYVPRSRESLEALRGEHGAQAVVVVSRRRVGLVFAGREFFFHPGLGKVRIRRIEAGKTDQMIQAMGLKAGDSVLDCTLGLGADALVAGHVVGDGGSVVGLEAVSVVALLVRHGLEHGPHDGPLARAMRRVEVVTADHREYLRLLEDRSFDVVYFDPMFRRPRHASSAMESLRPLADTRPLDPESVDEAVRVARRRVVLKERAGSPEFERLGFRQITGGRYSPVAYGIIALDGDEP, via the coding sequence ATGAGCGGCGCCGTGAACATCCTGGTCACCACATCCGCCCGGCCGCGTCATGCGGAGCGGCTGGATGCCGAAGAGATAAGCCGGACGTTGGGTGTGCCGTACGTGCCCCGCAGCCGTGAAAGCCTGGAGGCCCTGCGCGGGGAACACGGGGCGCAGGCGGTGGTGGTGGTGTCCCGACGGCGCGTGGGACTGGTGTTTGCGGGAAGGGAGTTCTTCTTCCACCCCGGGCTGGGCAAGGTGCGCATAAGAAGAATAGAGGCTGGGAAAACTGACCAGATGATACAGGCTATGGGGCTCAAGGCCGGAGACAGTGTCCTGGACTGTACGCTGGGCCTGGGAGCCGACGCCCTGGTCGCCGGGCACGTGGTGGGCGACGGGGGAAGCGTGGTGGGATTGGAAGCGGTGTCCGTGGTGGCCCTGCTGGTGCGGCACGGTCTGGAGCATGGCCCGCACGACGGTCCGTTGGCCCGGGCGATGCGGCGGGTGGAAGTCGTGACCGCCGATCACCGGGAGTACCTGCGGCTTCTTGAGGATCGAAGCTTCGACGTGGTCTATTTCGATCCCATGTTCCGGAGGCCCCGTCACGCTTCGAGCGCGATGGAATCGCTCCGTCCCTTGGCCGACACGCGCCCACTCGACCCCGAGTCGGTCGACGAGGCGGTTCGCGTCGCGCGCCGCAGGGTGGTGCTGAAGGAGCGGGCGGGCAGCCCCGAATTTGAGCGTCTGGGCTTCCGCCAGATCACCGGGGGCCGCTATTCGCCCGTGGCCTACGGGATCATCGCGCTGGACGGGGATGAGCCGTGA